In a single window of the Pseudogemmatithrix spongiicola genome:
- a CDS encoding pyridoxal phosphate-dependent aminotransferase — protein MPFRPSANIAELRESATIAVSQRAKALKAQGREVIDLGAGEPDFGTPAPILEAAKRALDEGATRYTAVEGILPLRQAIATQGNASFRGTEAIAATDVVVSCGSKQSLYNACVTLFGPGDEVLVPTPSWTSYYEMVQLARATAVEVHGDPARGFKVDVERLERHATPRTRGLMLNSPSNPTGAVYAPEELRAILDLAATRGWWVISDEIYQRIAYDAPAPGALDVAPRRDNLIVVNGVAKAWAMTGWRVGWTISPPAVAKAMTALQSHTTSNTATVAQYAALAALTLGEPVDATVRAMVAEFKARRDAALPILQASRALTVLPPEGAFYFYLKVPGAGRVPDAGGAFCQELLEKAGVAIVPGSAFRTPDWVRVSYAADKAQVIEAARRIVATADAMA, from the coding sequence ATGCCCTTCCGTCCGTCGGCGAATATCGCCGAGTTGCGCGAGTCCGCGACCATCGCCGTTTCGCAACGCGCCAAGGCGCTGAAGGCGCAGGGGCGCGAGGTGATCGATCTCGGGGCTGGCGAGCCGGACTTCGGGACCCCGGCGCCGATTCTCGAGGCTGCCAAGCGGGCGTTGGACGAGGGGGCGACGCGCTACACGGCGGTGGAGGGCATCCTCCCGCTGCGGCAGGCGATCGCGACGCAGGGCAACGCGTCGTTCAGGGGCACGGAGGCCATCGCAGCGACGGACGTGGTAGTGTCCTGCGGGTCCAAGCAATCGCTCTACAACGCCTGCGTGACGCTGTTCGGCCCGGGCGACGAAGTGTTGGTGCCGACGCCGAGCTGGACGAGCTACTACGAGATGGTGCAGTTGGCGCGAGCGACGGCGGTGGAGGTACACGGCGATCCGGCGCGAGGCTTCAAGGTGGACGTGGAGCGCCTGGAGCGGCATGCGACGCCGCGTACGCGCGGCCTCATGCTGAACTCGCCGTCGAATCCGACCGGCGCGGTGTACGCGCCCGAGGAGCTGCGCGCGATCCTCGACCTCGCGGCGACGCGCGGCTGGTGGGTGATCAGCGACGAGATCTACCAGCGCATCGCCTACGACGCGCCGGCGCCGGGCGCGCTCGACGTCGCCCCGCGGCGTGACAACCTCATCGTGGTGAACGGCGTCGCGAAGGCCTGGGCGATGACCGGCTGGCGCGTGGGCTGGACGATCTCGCCGCCGGCGGTCGCCAAGGCGATGACGGCCCTGCAGTCGCACACGACGTCGAACACGGCGACGGTCGCGCAGTACGCGGCGCTCGCGGCGCTCACGCTGGGCGAGCCGGTGGACGCGACGGTGCGCGCGATGGTGGCCGAGTTCAAGGCGCGGCGTGACGCGGCGCTGCCGATCCTCCAGGCGTCGCGGGCGCTCACGGTGTTGCCGCCGGAAGGCGCGTTCTATTTCTACCTCAAGGTGCCGGGGGCCGGGCGCGTGCCGGATGCCGGCGGCGCGTTCTGCCAGGAACTGCTGGAGAAGGCTGGGGTGGCGATCGTGCCGGGGTCGGCGTTCCGCACGCCGGACTGGGTGCGGGTGTCCTACGCGGCCGACAAGGCGCAGGTGATCGAGGCCGCGCGTCGCATCGTCGCGACCGCGGACGCGATGGCATGA
- the coaE gene encoding dephospho-CoA kinase (Dephospho-CoA kinase (CoaE) performs the final step in coenzyme A biosynthesis.), which produces MLTVGLTGNIAAGKSAVAARLAAHGAPIVDADLLAREAVAPGSAALAAIATRFGPHVLRPDGSLDRAALRQVVFRDETARKALDAIVHPEVARLRAAAVARLRDSGAPLVICDIPLLFETGLDGEMDRIILVDAPVDVRRERLMRDRGLSASDADAMIAAQMPADAKRPKAHYIIENDGTREALDAQVDAVWTALRAAATA; this is translated from the coding sequence ATGCTCACCGTCGGCCTCACCGGCAACATCGCCGCAGGCAAGTCCGCCGTGGCTGCGCGCCTCGCCGCCCACGGCGCGCCCATCGTCGACGCCGACCTCCTCGCCCGCGAGGCCGTCGCGCCCGGCTCCGCCGCGCTCGCCGCCATCGCCACGCGCTTCGGCCCGCACGTGCTCAGGCCCGACGGCTCGCTCGACCGCGCGGCCCTGCGCCAGGTCGTCTTCCGCGACGAGACCGCCCGCAAGGCGCTCGACGCCATCGTCCATCCGGAGGTCGCACGCCTGCGCGCCGCGGCCGTCGCGCGCCTCCGCGACAGCGGCGCGCCCCTCGTCATCTGCGACATCCCCCTGCTCTTCGAAACCGGCCTCGACGGCGAGATGGACCGCATCATACTCGTCGACGCCCCCGTGGACGTCCGCCGCGAGCGCCTCATGCGCGACCGTGGCTTGAGCGCGAGCGACGCCGACGCGATGATCGCCGCGCAGATGCCCGCCGACGCGAAGCGCCCGAAGGCCCACTACATCATCGAGAACGACGGCACGCGCGAGGCACTCGACGCGCAAGTGGACGCCGTCTGGACGGCCCTCCGCGCCGCCGCCACTGCTTGA
- a CDS encoding HEAT repeat domain-containing protein: MKLLTLSFLALVGTGAALDRPASPDPIPAVSYAPEDAADSLWRAGRVAIADEDWRRAARLFEQLVNEHPTSAYAGDALYWQAFALQRTGSSSDLRRAARALETQREKYATSATYTSGESAALLTRVNGRLARSGDAEAGAAVAAAAAEIAASVAPAALEMAAAVAPAALEAAIASGHMSSAEAERARAEMARGLAEARAEMAGVRGSAVAAARASSRARSGRGSDEIPPECEGVIGDDRIEALNALMQMNSEQALPVLRRVLERRDRCSEVLRRKAVFIVAQRRNDEAADILVNVVRNDPDRTTRSEAVFWLSQVNTDRSVTVLEGILKTETDEDLQKRAIFALSQANAPRAGEILRDFAGRRDANTELRAEAIFWIGQRGRGENSAFLRELFPRLDNDELRDKAIFAVAQRRSPENAAWLLERAKDRQLSAQLRKSALFWASQSGGATVADLGQIYDTSTEDRELRGQVIFALSQRRNDSAAVDRLLAIARTEQDAELRRQALFWLGQSRDPRAAAALEEIINKPL, encoded by the coding sequence ATGAAGCTCCTGACCCTGTCGTTCCTCGCCCTCGTGGGCACCGGCGCCGCGCTCGATCGGCCGGCCTCGCCCGATCCCATTCCCGCGGTGAGCTACGCGCCGGAAGACGCCGCGGACTCGCTGTGGCGCGCCGGTCGCGTGGCGATCGCCGACGAAGACTGGCGCCGTGCCGCGCGGCTCTTTGAACAGCTCGTCAACGAGCATCCGACCTCGGCCTACGCGGGCGACGCGCTCTACTGGCAGGCCTTCGCGCTGCAGCGGACGGGCAGCTCGTCTGACCTGCGCCGCGCGGCGCGGGCGCTCGAGACGCAGCGGGAGAAGTACGCGACGAGCGCGACGTATACCTCTGGCGAGTCGGCGGCGCTGCTGACGCGCGTGAACGGCCGTCTGGCCCGAAGCGGCGACGCCGAGGCTGGTGCGGCCGTCGCGGCGGCTGCGGCGGAGATCGCCGCCAGCGTGGCACCGGCGGCCCTGGAGATGGCGGCGGCCGTCGCGCCGGCCGCGCTCGAAGCGGCCATCGCGTCGGGACACATGAGCTCCGCCGAAGCCGAGCGCGCCCGCGCCGAGATGGCGCGCGGCTTGGCGGAAGCGCGGGCCGAGATGGCCGGGGTTCGCGGCAGCGCCGTCGCGGCGGCCCGTGCGTCGTCGCGCGCCCGCAGCGGTCGTGGGAGCGACGAGATCCCGCCCGAGTGCGAAGGCGTCATCGGCGACGACCGCATCGAGGCGCTCAACGCCCTGATGCAGATGAACTCCGAGCAGGCGCTGCCCGTCCTGCGCCGCGTGCTCGAGCGCCGCGACCGCTGCTCCGAAGTGCTGCGCCGCAAGGCGGTGTTCATCGTCGCGCAGCGTCGCAACGACGAGGCGGCGGACATCCTGGTCAACGTCGTGCGCAACGATCCCGACCGCACGACGCGCAGCGAGGCCGTGTTCTGGCTCTCGCAAGTGAACACGGACCGCTCGGTCACGGTGCTCGAGGGGATCCTCAAGACCGAGACGGACGAGGACCTGCAGAAGCGTGCGATCTTCGCGCTCTCGCAGGCGAACGCCCCGCGCGCGGGCGAGATCCTGCGGGACTTCGCCGGCCGGCGCGACGCGAACACCGAGTTGCGCGCCGAGGCGATCTTCTGGATCGGCCAGCGCGGGCGCGGCGAGAACTCCGCCTTCCTCCGCGAACTCTTCCCGCGGCTGGACAACGACGAGTTGCGCGACAAGGCGATCTTCGCCGTGGCGCAGCGCCGCTCGCCCGAGAACGCCGCGTGGTTGCTCGAACGCGCGAAGGATCGCCAGCTCTCGGCGCAGCTGCGGAAGTCGGCATTGTTCTGGGCGAGCCAGAGCGGTGGCGCGACCGTCGCCGACCTCGGGCAGATCTACGACACGAGCACGGAGGACCGCGAACTGCGCGGCCAGGTGATCTTCGCGCTGTCGCAGCGTCGCAACGATTCCGCGGCGGTGGACCGGCTGCTGGCCATCGCGCGCACGGAGCAGGACGCCGAGCTGCGGCGACAGGCGCTGTTCTGGCTTGGGCAGAGTCGCGATCCGCGGGCCGCGGCGGCGCTGGAAGAAATCATCAACAAGCCACTCTGA
- a CDS encoding Lrp/AsnC family transcriptional regulator — MITTIVLIQAEPKSIPKTAAALAGIEGVTDVYSVSGEWDLIAMVKVAEYAQIAEIVTEKFPTVPGLVRTTTLTAFRAYSKADLEQAWDLGVD; from the coding sequence ATGATCACGACCATCGTCCTCATCCAGGCAGAGCCGAAGAGCATTCCCAAGACGGCGGCCGCGCTCGCCGGCATCGAGGGCGTGACCGATGTCTATTCCGTGTCGGGTGAATGGGATCTCATCGCGATGGTGAAGGTCGCGGAGTACGCGCAGATCGCCGAGATCGTGACGGAGAAGTTCCCGACGGTGCCGGGCTTGGTGCGCACCACCACGCTCACGGCATTCCGCGCTTACTCGAAGGCGGATCTCGAACAGGCCTGGGATCTCGGCGTCGACTGA
- a CDS encoding ATP-binding protein: MTDSPILGRVVATERKPNTPHEFHFWTALDAPVGIGTIVRVESERPIAGVLPTVYGVVTEGFGYTDLQTPLHDVLGADGVPAASAIAPTERTEIRLYTAAVLRHVPEEPLQPVPMGTVHLATEQDVQLALRMDSYLQPGAERGIPVGMYRAGGTQAAVHLDADFLLGPEAAHLSISGVSGLATKTSAVEWLLGSIFAHFPQDKDGVAAVCFNVKGPDLCFLDQPASSLSDDERAMYAALKVPAEPFKDVHYYAPWTAKGFQLATLRSNEALQDNVQPLTWGLRETLQYAEVLLNKDDVDAKADALIDFIKERVLDQSFSDALFDAPVEVRSFADLEKWFSTLLRAMESRNADVWRTHHVATIRKVRNRLTNISTRCRGLVTDDGSVSDLPFGEFRDRAVYVVDVANLEEDAQDLVFARVVSQLREYLEKRQLGVSQVVVFVDELNKYAPADGPDTYVRKMLLDIAERGRYLGLVLFGAQQFRSQVHRRVVGNSGTALYGRMDPDELATPGYQTLAPATKARLATLEKGQLMVRHPHFGQPIFVRFPRPAVLTGREGVERFPQAEELPLDAAITKALRRLDPSITLSWVQDSIALAGDSEDDILRARNRTLQTKPDDVKAFFRAQLKKRVAAEPARRGPAPLRAGPPLDDPYGA, encoded by the coding sequence ATGACCGACTCTCCGATCCTCGGCCGCGTCGTCGCCACCGAGCGCAAGCCGAACACGCCGCACGAGTTCCACTTCTGGACCGCGCTCGATGCTCCCGTGGGCATCGGGACGATCGTGCGCGTGGAGTCGGAGCGGCCGATCGCCGGCGTGCTGCCGACGGTCTACGGCGTGGTGACCGAAGGCTTCGGCTACACCGACCTGCAAACACCGCTGCACGACGTGCTCGGCGCCGACGGCGTGCCGGCTGCGAGCGCGATCGCGCCGACCGAGCGCACGGAGATCCGCCTGTACACCGCGGCGGTGCTGCGGCATGTGCCCGAGGAGCCGCTGCAGCCGGTGCCGATGGGCACGGTGCATCTGGCCACCGAGCAAGACGTGCAGCTGGCGCTGCGCATGGACAGCTACCTGCAGCCGGGCGCCGAGCGCGGGATTCCGGTCGGGATGTATCGCGCGGGCGGGACGCAGGCGGCGGTGCATCTGGACGCCGATTTCCTGCTCGGGCCCGAGGCCGCGCACCTGAGCATCAGCGGTGTGTCGGGCCTCGCGACGAAGACCAGCGCGGTCGAGTGGCTGCTGGGCAGCATCTTTGCGCACTTCCCGCAGGACAAGGACGGCGTGGCAGCGGTGTGCTTCAACGTGAAGGGCCCCGACCTCTGCTTCCTCGACCAGCCGGCGTCGTCGCTGAGTGATGACGAACGCGCGATGTACGCGGCGCTCAAGGTGCCCGCCGAGCCGTTCAAGGACGTGCACTACTACGCGCCGTGGACGGCGAAGGGCTTCCAGCTCGCGACGCTGCGCAGCAACGAGGCACTGCAGGACAACGTGCAGCCGCTGACCTGGGGTCTGCGCGAGACGCTGCAGTACGCCGAGGTGTTGCTCAACAAGGATGACGTCGACGCCAAGGCCGATGCGTTGATCGACTTCATCAAGGAGCGCGTGCTGGACCAATCGTTCAGCGACGCGCTGTTCGACGCGCCCGTCGAGGTGCGGAGCTTCGCGGACCTCGAGAAGTGGTTCTCGACGCTGCTGCGCGCGATGGAGTCGCGCAACGCGGACGTGTGGCGCACGCACCACGTGGCCACCATCCGCAAGGTGCGAAACCGATTGACCAATATCTCCACGCGCTGCCGCGGTCTCGTCACCGACGACGGCAGCGTCAGCGACCTGCCCTTCGGCGAGTTCCGTGACCGCGCCGTGTACGTGGTGGATGTGGCGAACCTCGAGGAGGATGCACAGGACCTCGTGTTCGCGCGCGTGGTCTCGCAGCTGCGCGAGTACCTCGAGAAGCGGCAGCTCGGCGTGTCGCAGGTCGTGGTGTTCGTGGATGAGCTGAACAAGTACGCGCCGGCCGACGGGCCGGACACGTACGTGCGCAAGATGCTGCTCGACATCGCCGAACGCGGCCGCTACCTGGGGCTCGTGCTGTTCGGCGCCCAGCAGTTCCGCTCGCAGGTGCATCGGCGCGTGGTGGGCAACAGCGGGACGGCGCTGTACGGACGCATGGACCCCGACGAGCTCGCGACACCGGGCTACCAGACCTTGGCGCCGGCCACGAAGGCGCGGCTGGCCACGCTGGAGAAGGGCCAGTTGATGGTGCGGCATCCGCACTTCGGGCAGCCGATCTTCGTGCGCTTCCCGCGGCCGGCAGTGCTCACCGGGCGCGAGGGCGTGGAGCGCTTCCCGCAGGCGGAAGAGCTGCCGCTCGATGCCGCCATCACCAAGGCGCTGCGCCGGCTGGACCCGAGCATCACGCTGAGCTGGGTGCAGGACAGCATCGCGCTGGCCGGCGACAGCGAGGACGACATCCTCCGCGCCCGCAACCGCACGCTGCAGACCAAGCCCGACGACGTGAAGGCGTTCTTCCGCGCGCAGCTGAAGAAGCGCGTGGCCGCCGAGCCGGCGCGGCGCGGCCCGGCACCGTTGCGGGCGGGGCCGCCGCTGGACGATCCCTACGGCGCTTAA
- a CDS encoding thymidine kinase → MSGALQLTGGWIEVIAGVMFSGKSEELMRRVRRSTIAKKRVQVFKSHLDNRYEGGVYAVGSHDGRTLEAIPVDSSQQIALRIDPLAQVIAVDEVQFLDQGIVKLACDLALRGRRVILAGTDTDFRGEPFGPMAALMCVAEVVDKLHAICVLCGAPASRNQRLIGGKPAPYDSPVVMVGAAESYEARCRACHAVGKPDDAQLRLG, encoded by the coding sequence GTGAGCGGAGCGCTCCAGCTCACCGGCGGCTGGATCGAGGTCATCGCCGGCGTGATGTTCAGCGGCAAGAGCGAGGAGCTCATGCGCCGCGTGCGCCGGTCGACCATCGCCAAGAAGCGCGTCCAGGTGTTCAAGTCGCACCTGGATAACCGCTACGAGGGCGGCGTGTATGCCGTCGGCTCGCACGACGGCCGCACGCTCGAGGCGATTCCCGTGGACTCGTCGCAGCAGATCGCGCTGCGCATCGATCCGCTGGCGCAGGTGATCGCCGTCGACGAAGTGCAGTTCCTCGACCAGGGCATCGTGAAGCTCGCCTGCGATCTCGCGCTGCGCGGGCGTCGCGTCATCCTCGCCGGCACCGACACCGACTTCCGCGGCGAGCCCTTCGGCCCGATGGCGGCGCTGATGTGCGTGGCCGAGGTGGTCGACAAGCTGCACGCCATCTGCGTGCTCTGCGGCGCGCCGGCGAGCCGCAACCAGCGGCTCATCGGCGGCAAGCCCGCGCCGTACGACTCGCCGGTCGTGATGGTCGGCGCGGCGGAGTCGTACGAGGCACGCTGCCGGGCCTGCCACGCGGTCGGCAAGCCCGACGACGCCCAGCTACGGCTGGGATAG
- a CDS encoding helix-turn-helix transcriptional regulator: MATLAAMITDPQALQRLNAAVHGEHRVIHCTSWDALEEACKDESVTLAILDLFAEGKAQFDVIRRLKLRAERISLVAYVTVTPERSRDLFDAGRAGLDGLLIAGQDDTPAAFRAVLERAEARGVAQLLRPRVSGFSATVRDAVMVAVTRAHLRLTGQRLAEICGTSKRTLLTALADAKCPPPQKLITWGRLIVAAQMLEDGQRTADGVARMLDFPSGSAFRNTCQRYLGATPQEIRAKGGAAWAASRFVLELGTTQS; encoded by the coding sequence ATGGCCACCCTCGCCGCGATGATTACCGATCCCCAGGCGCTCCAGCGCCTGAACGCCGCCGTCCACGGTGAGCATCGGGTCATCCACTGCACGTCGTGGGACGCCCTCGAGGAGGCCTGCAAGGATGAGTCCGTCACTCTCGCCATCCTTGACCTCTTCGCGGAAGGCAAGGCGCAGTTCGATGTCATCCGCCGGCTGAAGCTGCGCGCCGAGCGCATCTCGCTCGTCGCGTACGTCACCGTGACGCCCGAGCGCTCGCGCGACTTGTTCGACGCCGGCCGCGCGGGCCTCGACGGTCTGCTCATCGCCGGGCAGGACGATACGCCCGCCGCGTTCCGGGCCGTCCTCGAGCGCGCCGAGGCGCGCGGTGTGGCGCAACTGCTGCGGCCCCGCGTGAGCGGATTCAGTGCCACCGTCCGCGACGCCGTGATGGTCGCCGTGACGCGCGCCCACCTCCGCCTCACCGGCCAGCGCCTCGCCGAGATCTGCGGCACATCCAAACGCACCCTCCTGACGGCGCTGGCCGACGCGAAGTGCCCGCCACCGCAGAAACTGATTACATGGGGCCGCCTCATTGTCGCGGCCCAGATGCTCGAGGACGGCCAGCGTACGGCCGACGGCGTCGCCCGGATGCTCGACTTCCCCTCGGGATCCGCCTTCCGCAACACCTGCCAGCGCTACCTCGGCGCGACCCCGCAGGAAATCCGCGCGAAGGGTGGCGCAGCATGGGCGGCCAGCCGCTTCGTGCTTGAACTTGGCACTACCCAGAGCTGA
- a CDS encoding pilus assembly FimT family protein, with protein sequence MQLPRRPGFTVAEILVVIILIGLVAGWTVSRFTNMNYRMDANIRMLQNTIIAAQQTAINRNMPVQLMFDASSDSAMRVRILLDADDDGQVSENETVSYRPLDGARFLAPDSTIDGASAAYATGPGLVTGRPALMQALRIAPNGTLGGDVVIYIGTVSSRSYDFRALAVTGATARTAFWSHANGAWRRRSY encoded by the coding sequence GTGCAGCTGCCGCGTCGCCCCGGGTTCACGGTCGCCGAGATTCTCGTCGTCATCATCCTCATCGGGCTGGTGGCGGGGTGGACCGTCTCGCGCTTCACGAACATGAACTACCGGATGGACGCGAACATCCGCATGCTGCAGAACACCATCATCGCCGCCCAGCAGACCGCCATTAACCGCAACATGCCGGTGCAGCTGATGTTTGACGCCTCGAGCGACAGCGCGATGCGCGTCCGCATCCTGCTGGATGCGGATGACGACGGCCAGGTCTCGGAGAATGAGACGGTGTCCTACCGGCCGCTCGACGGGGCGCGGTTCCTTGCGCCGGACAGCACGATCGACGGCGCGTCGGCCGCCTATGCAACGGGTCCCGGGTTGGTCACCGGTCGTCCGGCCCTCATGCAGGCGCTTCGGATTGCGCCGAACGGCACCTTGGGCGGCGATGTCGTGATCTACATCGGCACGGTCAGCAGCCGCTCGTACGATTTCCGGGCGCTGGCCGTCACCGGAGCGACGGCACGCACGGCGTTTTGGAGCCACGCGAACGGCGCCTGGCGCCGACGATCCTACTGA
- a CDS encoding HEAT repeat domain-containing protein, producing the protein MRALALAFLVSASAGAQDLAARVAAVGSGTVRLQFAADSGVCGNGRGNISIRRGDGRAIVSGENIHVNGRRAAEWEDDCEPGPVRVALDVSDRRVTAVRSYVGGRWRTAADLDLGEVSPTAARDYLMQLAATAESRAAKDAIFPALIADGPSPDAQLLAVAKDDARPRDVRSSATFWLSQSAGDRATAGLQELIGDPDREIREHAVFALSQRPNEESVPALIRLARTHQDPAVRRRAVFWLGQKRDPRALQYFEDVLLSQP; encoded by the coding sequence ATGCGCGCCCTCGCCTTGGCGTTCCTCGTGAGCGCGTCTGCGGGCGCGCAGGACCTCGCCGCGCGCGTCGCCGCAGTCGGGAGCGGGACCGTCCGCCTGCAGTTCGCCGCGGACAGCGGCGTCTGCGGCAACGGGCGCGGCAACATCAGCATCCGTCGCGGCGATGGTCGCGCGATAGTGAGCGGCGAGAACATCCACGTGAACGGCCGCCGGGCGGCGGAGTGGGAGGATGACTGCGAGCCCGGGCCGGTGCGCGTCGCGCTCGATGTGAGCGACCGGCGCGTCACGGCCGTGCGCAGTTATGTCGGCGGTCGTTGGCGCACAGCGGCGGACCTCGACCTGGGCGAGGTCTCGCCGACCGCGGCACGCGACTATCTCATGCAGCTTGCCGCGACGGCGGAATCACGCGCGGCGAAAGACGCGATCTTCCCCGCGCTGATCGCCGACGGGCCGTCGCCGGACGCGCAGCTGCTGGCGGTCGCCAAGGACGACGCGCGTCCGCGTGACGTGCGCTCCAGTGCGACGTTCTGGCTCTCGCAGTCGGCCGGCGATCGCGCGACCGCCGGGTTGCAGGAGCTCATTGGCGATCCGGACCGCGAGATCCGCGAGCATGCGGTGTTCGCGCTCTCGCAGCGACCGAACGAGGAAAGCGTGCCGGCGCTCATCCGACTCGCCCGCACGCATCAGGATCCCGCGGTGCGGCGCCGCGCGGTGTTCTGGCTGGGGCAGAAGCGCGATCCGCGGGCGCTGCAGTACTTCGAGGACGTGCTGCTATCCCAGCCGTAG
- a CDS encoding RNA polymerase sigma factor — MTDAQLIADILRGDALAERKLYDAHVDRIYRLAWRMSGDETLARDFTQDTFIRAFDKLGDFRGDSSLATWLHAIATSVILNGLKKVRRIHGREIGGDEMPDAIIPTREAEPDLKLRLRRAIDGLPDGYRTVFVMHDVEGYTHEEIASALGIQPGTSKAQLHRARARLRDELADFAGEWAV, encoded by the coding sequence GTGACAGACGCACAACTCATCGCCGACATCCTGCGGGGCGACGCACTCGCGGAGCGCAAGCTCTACGACGCGCACGTGGACCGCATCTATCGGCTGGCGTGGCGAATGTCCGGGGACGAGACGCTGGCCCGCGACTTCACGCAGGACACCTTCATCCGGGCCTTCGACAAGCTCGGCGACTTCCGCGGGGATTCCTCGCTCGCGACCTGGCTGCACGCCATCGCGACGTCGGTGATCCTCAACGGGCTCAAGAAGGTGCGACGCATCCACGGCCGGGAGATCGGCGGCGACGAAATGCCGGACGCCATCATCCCGACCCGCGAGGCGGAGCCGGACCTCAAACTCCGGCTGCGACGCGCAATCGATGGACTTCCCGACGGGTATCGCACGGTCTTCGTGATGCACGACGTGGAAGGCTACACACACGAGGAGATCGCCAGCGCGCTGGGCATCCAGCCGGGCACCTCCAAGGCACAGCTGCACCGGGCACGCGCCCGGCTACGTGATGAACTGGCGGACTTCGCCGGGGAGTGGGCGGTATGA
- a CDS encoding type IV pilus modification PilV family protein, with product MPTSRLAIRRGMTIIEVLFAIVILSGVMLSLSNFGNGFARASRNAAYLTIASDLATGRLEAARAHVTYSTLVSTFHNTTETSATATANPSMAGYTGYTRTTLAVATVTDSTEYVTVTVTVTSPDLSTPVSKTVVIGAR from the coding sequence ATGCCCACTTCCCGATTGGCGATCCGCCGCGGCATGACGATCATCGAGGTGCTGTTTGCCATCGTGATCCTCTCGGGTGTGATGCTGTCGCTGTCGAACTTCGGCAACGGATTCGCGCGGGCGAGCCGGAACGCGGCGTATCTCACGATCGCGAGCGACCTCGCGACCGGTCGCCTCGAAGCGGCGCGGGCGCACGTGACGTACTCGACACTCGTGAGCACGTTCCACAACACGACCGAGACCAGCGCGACGGCCACGGCGAACCCCTCGATGGCCGGGTACACCGGGTACACGCGCACCACGCTGGCCGTCGCGACGGTCACCGACAGCACCGAGTACGTGACGGTGACGGTTACGGTGACCTCCCCCGACCTCTCGACGCCGGTGTCCAAGACCGTCGTGATCGGCGCCCGCTGA
- a CDS encoding PilW family protein, giving the protein MGRNRRGFTIIEMVVAMALTMLVFAITLPFVRTQTRALGDNAGRLDAYQIARYAQRMIDKDLRVAVADASQPLIVYAGPMGIAFNANLVARDTLDPGALELDTSADTTLTEAWRVGQAGTIPLTARTYPTTTYTDGAGTPSRNETVMYFLRADTVTDRNDVYVLYRRVNGRDSTQVVRGIHVPADSAFFSYYTRSGDTLSRVGSASLPMWWDSAGVGSIRAIGVRSAGFFRNTQTGEDVIRSIFWMVVLENRTSTGRDCGAAPSTPPANNASQFSLSRDNSNQPYHVEVTFDPSTDDAGATADVTHYLMERRISGGAWSAIATIPATRATEYVWSDVNPSLVGTVEYGVRAVDCGGLASGRATRSSVTLP; this is encoded by the coding sequence ATGGGTAGGAACCGGCGCGGGTTCACGATCATCGAGATGGTGGTCGCGATGGCATTGACGATGTTGGTCTTTGCCATCACGCTGCCCTTCGTCCGCACGCAGACGCGGGCCCTCGGCGACAATGCCGGTCGGCTCGACGCCTACCAGATCGCGCGCTACGCGCAGCGAATGATCGACAAGGACCTGCGCGTGGCGGTTGCCGATGCGTCGCAGCCGCTGATCGTCTATGCGGGGCCGATGGGCATTGCGTTCAACGCCAATCTCGTCGCGCGCGATACGCTTGATCCGGGTGCGCTGGAGTTGGATACGTCCGCCGACACGACGCTGACCGAGGCGTGGCGCGTCGGGCAGGCCGGCACGATTCCGCTCACTGCGCGCACGTATCCGACCACGACCTACACGGATGGTGCGGGGACGCCGAGCCGCAACGAGACGGTGATGTACTTCTTGCGGGCGGATACGGTGACGGACCGGAATGACGTGTACGTGCTGTACCGGCGCGTGAACGGCCGCGATTCCACGCAGGTCGTGCGCGGCATCCATGTGCCGGCCGATTCCGCGTTCTTCAGCTACTACACGCGCAGCGGCGACACGCTCAGCCGCGTCGGATCGGCGAGCCTGCCGATGTGGTGGGACTCGGCGGGTGTGGGGAGCATCCGGGCGATCGGCGTGCGTTCGGCGGGGTTCTTCAGGAATACCCAGACCGGCGAGGACGTGATCCGGTCGATTTTCTGGATGGTGGTGCTGGAGAACCGGACGTCGACGGGGCGCGATTGCGGCGCGGCGCCGTCGACGCCGCCGGCGAACAACGCATCGCAGTTCTCGTTGTCGAGGGACAACAGCAACCAGCCGTATCACGTCGAGGTGACGTTCGACCCGTCCACGGACGATGCAGGCGCGACCGCGGACGTTACGCACTACCTGATGGAGCGACGTATCTCAGGCGGTGCCTGGTCCGCCATCGCGACGATTCCTGCGACGCGCGCGACGGAGTACGTGTGGAGTGACGTGAATCCGTCGCTGGTTGGTACCGTCGAGTATGGCGTTCGTGCGGTGGACTGCGGTGGGCTCGCATCCGGACGGGCGACGCGCTCGTCGGTGACGCTGCCGTGA